From a single Helicovermis profundi genomic region:
- a CDS encoding Fur family transcriptional regulator, with protein sequence MSDKYDELKEKLKNRGYKLTPQRKSIFDVIIDNIGKHLSTEDIYDIVRKKCSDIGLATVYRALILFDEIDVVSKLILDDSCVRYEINSHREGHYHHHLICNNCGKVIEVNGDYLEELEHKIETEYDFKIVDHKLKFFGICSNCKKAL encoded by the coding sequence ATGAGTGATAAGTATGATGAACTTAAAGAGAAATTAAAAAACAGAGGTTATAAACTTACTCCACAAAGAAAGTCAATCTTTGATGTTATTATTGATAATATCGGAAAACACTTGAGCACTGAAGATATTTACGATATCGTTAGAAAAAAGTGTTCTGATATTGGACTTGCTACAGTTTATAGAGCGCTAATTTTATTTGATGAAATAGATGTTGTTTCAAAGCTTATACTGGATGATTCTTGTGTAAGGTATGAGATTAATTCACATAGAGAAGGACATTACCATCATCATTTGATCTGTAACAACTGTGGTAAAGTTATTGAAGTGAACGGCGACTATTTAGAAGAACTAGAACATAAAATTGAAACGGAATATGATTTTAAAATTGTTGATCATAAATTGAAATTTTTTGGTATTTGTAGTAATTGTAAAAAAGCCTTGTAA
- a CDS encoding ribonuclease J: MGKKISHKLKIIPLGGLNEIGKNMTAFEYNNEILIIDCGLSFPSEEMLGIDVVIQDITYLKKNEEKVKGIVFTHGHEDHIGSVPYFLKEINVPLYGTKLTLGLINVKIKDKKNLGKVEMIVKEPGQAFKVGCFGVEFIRVSHSIPDAVSVVLTTPFGKIVYTGDFKIDYTPIDGQAIDLGRFAELGNEGVTLLMAESTNVEREGYTMSESTVGITFDNIFRASTTRIIVASFASNIHRVQQIVNAAQMNDRKVCFSGRSMVNVSEVAKELGYLKINEDTLIDIKDLDRYPDNEIVLVTTGTQGEPMAALSRMAKGEHRNVQIREGDLVIFSSSPIPGNEKSIKNVINLLYQKGAEVIYEALADVHVSGHACKEELKLIHALVKPKYFIPIHGEYSHLKTHSELAHQMGIPNENIFVLSNGNTLEITQNGAKMGKNVPSGKLLIDGLGIGDVGNIVLRDRKILSEDGLMVVVVSVNKSTNTIVSGPDIISRGFVYVRESEELMLGAKKVVKESLTNCLDNNIKDWASLKSAIRNSLREFLYRTTKRSPMILPVIMEV; encoded by the coding sequence ATGGGAAAAAAAATTAGTCACAAATTAAAGATAATCCCTTTAGGTGGATTAAATGAAATTGGAAAGAATATGACAGCATTTGAATATAACAATGAAATTCTTATTATTGATTGTGGTTTGTCATTTCCAAGCGAAGAAATGCTTGGAATTGATGTTGTTATACAAGATATAACTTATCTAAAGAAAAATGAAGAAAAGGTTAAAGGAATTGTATTTACACATGGTCATGAGGACCATATAGGTTCAGTGCCATATTTCCTAAAAGAAATTAATGTTCCACTTTATGGAACAAAGCTAACACTTGGCTTAATTAATGTAAAAATTAAAGATAAGAAAAATTTAGGAAAAGTTGAAATGATAGTTAAAGAACCTGGACAAGCATTTAAAGTTGGATGTTTTGGAGTTGAATTTATTAGAGTAAGTCATAGTATTCCTGATGCAGTATCGGTAGTTTTAACTACTCCTTTTGGTAAGATAGTATACACTGGAGACTTTAAAATTGATTATACTCCAATTGATGGACAAGCAATTGATTTGGGTAGATTTGCGGAGCTTGGAAACGAAGGCGTTACACTACTTATGGCAGAGAGTACTAATGTTGAAAGAGAAGGTTATACAATGAGCGAAAGCACTGTTGGTATAACATTTGATAATATATTTAGGGCATCAACTACTCGAATCATTGTTGCCTCGTTTGCATCAAATATTCATAGAGTTCAGCAAATTGTAAATGCTGCACAAATGAATGATAGAAAAGTCTGTTTTTCTGGAAGAAGTATGGTTAATGTTTCCGAAGTTGCAAAGGAACTTGGTTATTTAAAAATAAATGAGGATACTTTAATTGATATAAAAGATTTAGACAGGTATCCTGATAATGAAATTGTACTTGTTACTACTGGAACACAAGGTGAACCAATGGCAGCTCTTTCTAGAATGGCAAAAGGAGAGCATAGAAACGTTCAAATTAGAGAAGGTGATCTTGTAATCTTTTCCTCTTCACCAATTCCGGGCAATGAAAAAAGTATAAAAAATGTTATTAATTTGCTTTATCAAAAAGGTGCCGAAGTTATATATGAAGCTCTTGCAGATGTTCATGTTTCAGGCCATGCTTGTAAAGAAGAACTTAAACTTATACATGCTCTTGTAAAACCGAAATATTTTATTCCTATTCATGGCGAATATAGCCATCTTAAAACTCATAGTGAACTTGCTCATCAAATGGGAATACCGAATGAAAATATTTTTGTTCTTTCAAATGGTAACACTCTTGAAATAACACAAAACGGAGCAAAAATGGGTAAAAATGTACCAAGTGGAAAGCTTTTAATTGATGGTTTAGGTATTGGTGATGTTGGCAATATTGTACTTCGTGATAGAAAAATTTTATCTGAAGATGGTCTTATGGTAGTAGTTGTTAGTGTAAATAAATCAACAAATACCATTGTTTCGGGTCCTGATATTATTTCTAGAGGCTTTGTTTACGTAAGAGAATCAGAAGAACTTATGCTAGGGGCGAAAAAAGTAGTAAAAGAATCATTAACAAATTGTTTAGATAATAATATTAAAGATTGGGCATCACTCAAAAGTGCTATTAGAAATTCTTTAAGAGAATTTTTATATAGAACTACTAAGAGAAGTCCTATGATTCTTCCTGTTATAATGGAGGTTTAG
- the mltG gene encoding endolytic transglycosylase MltG → MKNIKFIILVLVLSVSLLGCNPLDSFNKAVDSNDSKTLIVIVSKGASTNKIANILKERDLIQNVTSFKLLSKKLNADGKMQAGKYKLSRSMDSSEIIEKMVNGDVFIETVRFTIPEGFNNKQIIQELVKDNLIDEERFIDVLKNYDFKYKFLEGINRKYMLEGFLFPDTYEVKVGASEVEIINIMLSKFDKVFKKEYYKQIEKRNMSVNQIVTLASIIEREAKLNEEKKEISGIFYNRLKKGMKLQSCATIQYALGEVKPVLYDKDLEIDSPFNTYKNVGLPPSPIASAGVDSIEAAIYPLDTKNLYFNTSNLGDGSHYFSKTYKEHLKNIKKSKVNSN, encoded by the coding sequence ATGAAAAATATTAAATTTATAATTTTAGTATTAGTATTAAGTGTATCCCTATTAGGGTGTAATCCGCTTGACTCATTTAATAAAGCAGTTGATTCAAATGATAGTAAAACTCTTATAGTAATAGTTTCAAAAGGCGCAAGTACAAATAAAATTGCAAATATATTAAAAGAAAGGGATTTAATACAAAATGTTACTTCTTTTAAATTGCTTTCAAAAAAATTAAATGCAGACGGAAAAATGCAGGCTGGTAAGTATAAATTATCAAGAAGTATGGATTCTTCTGAGATTATTGAAAAAATGGTAAACGGTGATGTTTTTATAGAAACCGTTAGATTTACAATACCTGAAGGTTTTAACAATAAACAAATAATTCAGGAATTGGTTAAAGATAATCTTATTGATGAAGAAAGATTTATTGATGTATTAAAGAACTATGATTTTAAGTATAAGTTTTTAGAAGGCATAAATAGAAAATATATGTTAGAAGGATTTTTATTTCCTGATACTTATGAAGTGAAAGTAGGTGCATCAGAAGTAGAAATTATTAATATAATGCTTTCAAAATTTGATAAAGTTTTTAAAAAAGAATACTATAAGCAAATTGAAAAAAGAAATATGAGTGTTAATCAAATTGTTACATTAGCTTCTATTATTGAAAGAGAGGCTAAGTTAAATGAAGAAAAGAAAGAGATTTCTGGTATATTTTATAATCGTCTTAAAAAAGGAATGAAACTTCAGTCTTGCGCAACTATTCAATATGCGCTTGGAGAGGTAAAACCTGTATTATATGATAAAGATTTAGAAATCGACTCTCCCTTTAATACTTATAAAAATGTTGGTCTACCACCTTCTCCAATTGCTTCTGCGGGAGTTGATTCCATTGAAGCTGCGATTTATCCTTTGGATACAAAAAATTTATACTTTAATACGTCAAATTTAGGTGATGGATCACATTATTTTTCAAAAACATATAAAGAGCATTTAAAAAATATAAAGAAATCGAAGGTGAACAGTAATTGA
- a CDS encoding O-methyltransferase, translated as MSLIKSEIVNPVIEEYVRSLIPKRNDYYENLHVFAKENGVPIVQPEVATFLEVIIKSSNIKKVLEIGTAIGYSTSLIADAIDDSHGKVVSIEVNEETYKLAKNNIENQDFNCPIELKFGDARDVLSKIDDKFDMIFIDAAKGHYKHFFDLCYDKLKNKGIVISDNVLYKGMIASDKYVIRRKKTIVKRMRNYLEYITSQKNLKTTIMPFGDGVAVTYKMEDENE; from the coding sequence TTGAGTTTAATTAAAAGCGAAATTGTAAATCCTGTTATTGAAGAATATGTTAGAAGTTTAATACCTAAAAGAAATGATTATTATGAAAATTTACATGTTTTCGCAAAAGAGAATGGTGTCCCAATAGTGCAGCCTGAAGTTGCTACTTTTTTAGAAGTGATAATTAAATCTTCGAATATTAAAAAAGTTCTTGAGATTGGAACAGCTATTGGCTACTCAACGTCTTTAATAGCCGATGCAATTGATGATTCTCATGGTAAAGTTGTTTCAATTGAAGTAAACGAAGAAACATATAAATTGGCAAAGAACAATATAGAAAATCAAGATTTTAATTGCCCTATTGAATTGAAATTTGGTGATGCTAGAGATGTTTTAAGTAAAATAGATGATAAATTCGATATGATATTTATTGATGCAGCTAAAGGACATTATAAACATTTTTTTGATTTATGTTATGATAAGCTAAAAAATAAGGGAATTGTTATATCTGATAATGTTCTTTATAAAGGAATGATAGCATCGGATAAATATGTTATAAGAAGAAAAAAAACAATTGTAAAAAGGATGAGGAATTATCTTGAATATATAACATCACAAAAGAACCTTAAAACAACTATTATGCCCTTTGGTGATGGTGTAGCAGTGACTTATAAAATGGAGGACGAAAATGAATAA
- a CDS encoding peptidase U32 family protein → MNKVELLAPAGDLQKLKFALTYGADAVYIGGQIFGLRSSAKNFTFDEMSQGIAFAHNLDKKVYLVLNIIPHNDDFKLLDEYLNEIKKLDIDALILSDPGTLMYVKEYLPEKEIHLSTQANNTNYLSAKFWHNQGIKRVIIARELSFNEIKEIRDNTPDSLEIEAFVHGAMCISYSGRCLLSNYMTGRDANKGECAQACRWKYKLVEEKRPDEYYPVVEDESGTFFFNSKDLCMIEHIPDLIESGLSSLKIEGRMKSLYYVANIIRVYREAIDKYYKSKEKFKYDQNWLDEIKKASHRKFTTGFYLKKPDENDQLYSSSSYIREYDFCGIVKDYDVNSKYALVEQRNRMFIGDKIEIIGPNYFYHEQLITEMYDKNDKPIEVAPHAQEIIKIKIDVPVNEFYILRKEKVENVGK, encoded by the coding sequence ATGAATAAAGTAGAACTTTTAGCTCCTGCTGGAGATTTACAGAAGCTAAAATTTGCATTAACATATGGTGCTGATGCTGTTTATATTGGCGGTCAAATTTTTGGTTTAAGATCAAGTGCTAAGAATTTTACTTTTGATGAGATGAGTCAAGGAATTGCGTTTGCGCATAATCTTGATAAAAAAGTTTATTTGGTACTTAATATTATTCCCCATAATGATGATTTTAAATTACTCGATGAATATCTAAATGAAATAAAAAAACTTGATATTGATGCATTAATTTTATCTGATCCCGGCACTCTTATGTATGTAAAAGAGTATTTACCGGAGAAAGAGATACATTTAAGTACTCAGGCTAACAACACTAATTATTTAAGTGCTAAGTTTTGGCATAATCAAGGTATAAAAAGAGTTATAATTGCTAGAGAACTTTCTTTTAATGAGATAAAAGAGATTAGAGATAATACACCTGATTCTTTAGAAATTGAAGCCTTTGTTCACGGGGCAATGTGTATTTCATATTCTGGTAGGTGTTTACTTAGTAACTACATGACTGGACGTGATGCAAATAAAGGTGAATGCGCACAAGCTTGTAGATGGAAATATAAACTTGTTGAAGAAAAGAGACCTGATGAATATTATCCAGTAGTTGAAGACGAAAGTGGAACATTCTTCTTTAATTCAAAAGATTTATGTATGATTGAACATATACCTGATTTAATCGAATCTGGTCTTTCAAGTCTAAAAATAGAAGGAAGAATGAAGAGTCTTTATTATGTTGCTAATATTATTAGAGTATATAGAGAAGCTATTGATAAATATTATAAAAGTAAAGAAAAATTTAAATATGACCAAAATTGGCTAGATGAAATAAAAAAAGCATCACATAGAAAATTTACTACAGGTTTTTACTTAAAAAAGCCTGATGAAAATGATCAACTTTATTCAAGTAGTTCTTATATAAGAGAATATGATTTTTGTGGTATAGTAAAAGATTATGACGTAAATAGTAAATACGCATTAGTCGAGCAAAGAAACAGAATGTTTATTGGGGATAAAATTGAAATAATAGGACCAAATTATTTTTATCACGAGCAATTAATTACAGAAATGTACGACAAAAATGATAAGCCTATAGAAGTTGCACCTCATGCACAAGAAATAATTAAAATTAAGATAGATGTTCCAGTGAATGAATTTTATATTTTAAGAAAGGAAAAGGTGGAAAACGTTGGAAAATAG
- the udk gene encoding uridine kinase, translating to MENRPILIGICGGTGSGKTTVAKSIFKSLPEKNIAIIEQDAYYRDQSYLELEERVKTNYDHPLAFDTDLLIEQLTDLLKGKEIEKPNYNFSTHTRETVTTNVKPKDIIILEGIMILEDQRLRDLMDIKIFVDTDADVRVIRRITRDIKERGRTLESVIGQYLNTVKPAHELFIEPTKKFADIIIPEGGYNKVAIDILTAKVKNVISEKYK from the coding sequence TTGGAAAATAGGCCGATATTAATAGGAATTTGCGGCGGTACAGGTTCTGGTAAAACTACAGTTGCTAAATCAATATTCAAATCTTTACCTGAAAAAAATATTGCAATTATTGAACAAGATGCATATTATAGGGATCAAAGTTATTTAGAACTTGAAGAAAGAGTGAAAACTAACTACGATCATCCTCTTGCTTTTGACACGGATTTACTTATTGAACAATTAACTGATTTACTAAAGGGAAAAGAAATAGAAAAACCTAATTATAATTTTTCTACTCATACTAGAGAGACTGTAACTACAAATGTAAAACCGAAAGATATAATTATACTCGAAGGTATTATGATATTAGAAGATCAAAGACTAAGAGATTTGATGGATATTAAAATTTTTGTAGATACAGATGCTGATGTTAGAGTTATAAGGCGTATAACAAGAGATATCAAAGAGAGAGGAAGAACTCTTGAATCGGTAATAGGTCAGTATCTTAACACTGTAAAGCCGGCACACGAACTATTTATTGAGCCAACAAAAAAATTTGCAGATATAATTATACCAGAGGGTGGATATAATAAAGTTGCAATAGATATATTAACAGCTAAAGTTAAAAATGTAATTTCAGAAAAATATAAGTAA
- the aroE gene encoding shikimate dehydrogenase has protein sequence MDSKTEMISLLGHPVSHSFSPIIHNKILAEYSINAFYNALDILPSDLNVAIMGLKACNIKGMNVTIPHKEKIVKLLDCVSEEASKIGSVNTIVNESGKLKGYNTDYIGFINSLIINNIEYKKKKVALLGYGGAATAILYALNENLCDCHIFVRNIEKTKSKIDQLKYELFTGVNIKPLEEFDLTAYSYDIVINSTPLGMGELIDISPVSLKNANVNCQVVDIIYNPSETKFLKEAKKYNLKYINGIDMLIEQALESFFMWTGIRADRNVVILELKKLNILF, from the coding sequence ATGGATTCAAAAACGGAAATGATTTCACTACTTGGTCATCCAGTGTCACATAGTTTCTCGCCAATTATTCATAATAAAATTTTGGCTGAATACAGTATTAATGCTTTTTACAATGCACTTGATATATTACCATCTGATTTGAACGTAGCAATTATGGGTTTGAAAGCTTGCAATATTAAAGGAATGAATGTAACTATACCTCATAAGGAAAAAATCGTTAAATTATTAGATTGTGTTTCTGAGGAAGCAAGTAAAATTGGCTCAGTGAATACTATAGTGAATGAATCGGGTAAGCTTAAAGGATATAACACTGATTATATAGGTTTTATAAATTCTCTTATTATTAATAATATTGAATATAAAAAGAAAAAAGTTGCTCTTCTTGGTTACGGAGGAGCGGCAACTGCTATATTATATGCTTTAAACGAAAACTTATGTGATTGCCATATATTTGTTAGAAATATTGAAAAGACAAAATCTAAAATTGATCAATTAAAATATGAGTTGTTTACTGGTGTAAATATTAAGCCTTTAGAAGAATTCGATTTAACAGCATATTCTTATGATATTGTAATTAATTCTACTCCATTAGGTATGGGAGAGTTGATTGATATATCTCCAGTTTCATTAAAAAATGCTAATGTAAATTGTCAAGTTGTCGATATTATATATAATCCAAGTGAGACAAAATTTTTAAAAGAGGCTAAAAAATACAATTTGAAATATATTAATGGAATCGATATGCTAATAGAACAAGCGCTTGAATCTTTTTTTATGTGGACAGGTATTAGAGCAGATAGAAATGTTGTTATATTGGAATTAAAAAAATTAAATATTTTATTTTAG
- a CDS encoding GspE/PulE family protein, protein MALNKIAHIRLGDLLVKDGKITSEQLQVALQVQKEKKSKLGNVLIELKYVTNNDILEVLELQLGIPRLDLERYIVDPEVPKILSEDFARKNLVLPIKTDGNILTVVMADPLNIILINDIEIITGYRVDQKVALDSEITNAIDKYFSKNKAEKAVEEFTKDLELGDNNSIDKEILREVNKAPVVRLVNTIILQAAQQNASDIHIEPEEDYLRIRFRVDGDLSEIMRPSNQTHGAIITRIKIMAKMNIAERRKAQDGRIEMVVNNRDLDLRVSSIPTIYGEKIVIRILDRSTFLRDKTELGLLEKSFKNFNTLLKNKNGIILVTGPTGSGKSTTLYSMLSELNNDSKNILTIEDPVEYRMKGIIQSQVNAKAGFDFSNGLRSFLRQDPDIIMVGEIRDHDTAEIAMRAAITGHLVISTLHTNSAVSTIFRLINMGIEPYLVASSIKGIIAQLLVKKTCEECKLPYIPDEIEKKALGIRDDENIELYKGMGCSKCGGTGFKGRIAIYEIVMIDQYARKLIIKGASIDDLEDYVRKSGNDSIQDNCRQLVLNGVTTFGEFMKITHSFEE, encoded by the coding sequence ATGGCTTTAAATAAAATTGCACATATTAGACTAGGCGATTTATTAGTTAAGGATGGGAAAATAACTTCCGAACAATTACAAGTAGCACTTCAGGTGCAAAAGGAAAAAAAATCTAAACTTGGTAATGTCCTTATAGAATTAAAATATGTAACTAATAATGATATTCTTGAAGTTCTTGAACTTCAACTTGGAATACCAAGGTTGGATTTAGAAAGATATATTGTGGACCCAGAAGTTCCTAAAATACTATCAGAGGATTTTGCAAGGAAAAATTTAGTTCTTCCAATTAAAACTGATGGTAATATACTTACAGTTGTTATGGCGGATCCGTTAAATATAATATTGATTAATGATATTGAAATTATAACAGGTTATAGGGTGGACCAAAAGGTCGCTCTTGATTCAGAAATTACAAATGCAATTGATAAGTACTTTAGTAAAAATAAAGCAGAAAAAGCAGTTGAAGAGTTTACTAAAGATTTAGAACTTGGGGATAATAATAGTATTGATAAAGAGATATTAAGGGAAGTAAATAAAGCTCCTGTTGTTAGATTAGTTAATACAATTATTCTTCAGGCAGCACAGCAAAATGCGAGTGATATTCATATTGAACCAGAGGAAGACTATTTGCGAATTAGGTTTAGGGTTGATGGTGATTTATCAGAAATTATGAGGCCGTCAAATCAGACGCATGGTGCTATTATAACTCGTATAAAAATAATGGCTAAGATGAATATTGCTGAAAGAAGAAAAGCTCAAGACGGAAGGATAGAAATGGTTGTAAATAACAGGGACTTAGATTTAAGAGTTTCTTCTATACCAACTATTTATGGAGAAAAAATTGTAATCAGAATTTTAGATAGAAGCACTTTTTTGCGTGATAAAACAGAACTGGGCTTACTAGAAAAGTCTTTTAAAAACTTTAATACATTATTAAAAAATAAAAATGGAATTATTTTAGTTACAGGTCCGACGGGTTCAGGTAAATCTACAACACTTTATTCAATGTTAAGTGAATTAAACAATGACTCGAAAAATATTCTTACTATTGAAGATCCTGTTGAGTACAGAATGAAAGGTATTATTCAATCTCAAGTTAATGCAAAAGCAGGTTTTGATTTTTCAAATGGTTTAAGATCTTTTTTAAGACAAGATCCAGATATTATTATGGTTGGTGAAATTAGAGATCATGATACCGCAGAAATTGCTATGAGAGCTGCCATAACAGGCCATTTGGTTATTAGTACTCTTCATACTAATAGTGCAGTTTCAACAATTTTTAGATTGATAAATATGGGTATAGAACCTTACCTTGTTGCATCTTCTATAAAAGGAATCATAGCACAACTATTAGTTAAAAAAACTTGCGAAGAATGTAAATTGCCTTACATCCCAGATGAAATTGAAAAAAAAGCATTGGGGATTAGGGATGATGAAAATATAGAATTATATAAAGGTATGGGTTGCAGTAAGTGCGGTGGAACTGGATTCAAAGGAAGAATTGCTATTTATGAAATAGTTATGATAGACCAGTATGCGAGGAAACTAATTATTAAAGGTGCTTCAATAGATGATTTGGAAGATTATGTTAGAAAAAGTGGCAATGATAGTATTCAAGATAATTGTAGACAACTAGTTCTTAATGGCGTTACGACTTTTGGAGAATTTATGAAAATTACTCATTCGTTTGAGGAATAA
- a CDS encoding type IV pilus twitching motility protein PilT, whose protein sequence is MDIKDLLGVALEYKASDIHFTVGIPPVFRIDGKLIRLKDIGRIMPDDTKQIADQLFDDYTRKVFEENGEVDFSHSIIGIGRFRVNIFKQRGSISLALRAVPLEVPTTEDLKLPDIINKLADNRRGLVLVTGPTGSGKSTTLAAMLNHINQTRGEHILTLEDPIEYLHRHGKSIVNQREIHHDSKSYANALRAALRQDPDVILIGEMRDLETISIAVTAAETGHLVFSSLHTIGAVSTIDRIIDVFPPNQQQQIKVQLASVLQGVVSQQLIKRLDEKGRVAAIEVMIANAAVRNHIREGKAHMIMNSIQTGRKDGMISMDTYLSELYKKKQISYDEALSHSIDKDMLMRLI, encoded by the coding sequence ATGGATATTAAAGATTTATTAGGAGTTGCTTTGGAGTATAAGGCATCGGATATACATTTTACTGTTGGAATTCCTCCTGTATTTAGAATAGATGGAAAATTAATTAGACTAAAGGATATTGGTCGAATTATGCCTGACGACACAAAACAAATAGCTGATCAGTTATTCGATGATTATACTAGGAAGGTCTTTGAAGAAAATGGGGAAGTCGATTTTTCACATTCAATTATTGGAATAGGAAGATTTAGAGTTAATATATTTAAGCAAAGAGGGAGTATTAGTTTAGCTCTAAGAGCAGTTCCTCTTGAAGTTCCTACTACTGAAGATCTTAAACTCCCTGATATTATAAATAAATTAGCTGATAATAGAAGAGGATTGGTTTTAGTTACAGGACCAACAGGATCTGGTAAATCAACTACACTCGCTGCTATGCTAAATCATATTAATCAAACAAGAGGTGAACACATTCTAACACTTGAAGACCCTATTGAATATTTGCATAGACATGGGAAAAGTATTGTAAATCAAAGAGAAATACATCATGATTCAAAATCATATGCAAACGCTTTAAGAGCAGCTTTAAGACAAGATCCGGATGTTATTTTAATAGGTGAGATGAGAGACCTTGAAACTATTTCAATTGCAGTTACTGCAGCTGAAACAGGTCACTTAGTTTTTTCTTCACTTCATACAATTGGTGCGGTAAGTACGATTGACAGAATAATCGATGTTTTTCCACCAAACCAACAGCAACAGATTAAAGTTCAACTTGCTTCTGTTCTTCAAGGAGTTGTATCACAGCAACTTATAAAACGTTTAGATGAAAAAGGTAGGGTTGCAGCTATTGAAGTAATGATTGCAAATGCAGCTGTAAGAAATCATATTCGTGAAGGAAAAGCACATATGATAATGAATAGTATACAAACAGGAAGAAAAGATGGGATGATTTCTATGGATACTTATCTTTCAGAGTTATATAAAAAGAAGCAAATTTCTTACGATGAAGCACTTTCTCATAGCATTGATAAAGATATGCTAATGAGGTTAATATAG
- a CDS encoding type II secretion system F family protein → MSKYHYSGKTKQGQNVKGTMDAESSSEVVVALKRQGIFPLKVEKNITAKRDISIKLFKKKIKVKDVAIFCRQFHTIVSSGISLIECLDILRKQTENNQFKEIISDMYEDVQKGVSLSKAMQSFKNTFPDILINMVHSGEISGQLDTIMKRMAEHFEKENKINNKIKGAMVYPIILIVISFIVSGVLLVFVLPGFIGMFASFNVELPLPTRMLLAFGEIIKKYWYIILGAIIGLIFFFKRFIGTYEGRLKFDKFKLHLPVIGKVNKKIATSRFARTLSTMLLSGISIIDALEIVIKVMGNASVSEKITESLEGIKKGEGVALPLSKTNIFPPMMISMIEIGEETGSLDELLEMSAEFYDEEVEIAIEGMIQMINPVILLFMAAVVGTIVMAIALPMFDMYNHLQM, encoded by the coding sequence TTGTCAAAATATCATTATTCAGGAAAAACTAAACAAGGTCAAAATGTTAAGGGAACAATGGATGCTGAGTCAAGTAGCGAGGTTGTTGTAGCTCTTAAAAGACAAGGTATATTTCCACTTAAAGTTGAGAAAAATATTACTGCAAAACGTGATATTTCAATAAAATTGTTTAAGAAAAAAATAAAAGTAAAAGATGTAGCTATATTTTGTAGACAGTTTCATACAATAGTTAGTTCAGGAATTTCTTTAATAGAATGCCTTGATATATTGAGAAAGCAAACTGAAAATAATCAATTTAAAGAAATTATCTCCGATATGTACGAGGATGTGCAAAAAGGAGTTTCCCTTTCTAAAGCGATGCAGTCCTTTAAAAATACTTTTCCTGATATTTTAATAAATATGGTACATTCAGGAGAAATATCTGGTCAACTTGATACAATAATGAAGAGAATGGCAGAGCATTTTGAAAAGGAAAATAAAATTAATAATAAAATTAAAGGAGCGATGGTTTATCCTATTATCCTAATTGTTATTTCTTTTATAGTTTCAGGTGTCTTACTAGTATTTGTACTGCCAGGCTTTATTGGTATGTTTGCAAGTTTTAATGTTGAACTTCCACTTCCTACAAGAATGCTTCTGGCTTTTGGTGAAATTATAAAAAAATATTGGTATATTATTTTAGGAGCTATTATAGGACTAATATTTTTCTTTAAAAGATTTATTGGAACTTATGAAGGAAGACTTAAATTTGATAAATTCAAACTTCATTTACCTGTTATAGGAAAAGTTAATAAAAAAATTGCAACTTCAAGGTTTGCAAGAACACTTTCAACAATGTTATTAAGTGGTATATCTATAATAGATGCACTGGAAATTGTTATTAAAGTTATGGGAAATGCTTCAGTTTCTGAGAAGATAACTGAATCACTTGAAGGTATAAAAAAAGGTGAGGGTGTTGCCCTACCGCTTAGTAAAACCAATATTTTCCCGCCTATGATGATATCAATGATTGAAATAGGTGAAGAAACAGGCTCTTTAGATGAACTACTTGAAATGAGCGCTGAGTTTTATGATGAAGAAGTTGAAATTGCAATTGAAGGTATGATTCAAATGATTAATCCAGTTATATTACTTTTTATGGCTGCTGTAGTTGGAACGATTGTAATGGCGATTGCACTTCCAATGTTTGATATGTACAATCATTTACAAATGTAA